The Paraburkholderia largidicola DNA segment CCCACTCCCACGAAGCTCCCGATCACAGAGCCGAGAACCAGCACCCAACCAATAGCGACAAACATGGACCTCTCCAAATTGAGCAAACGTGCGGCACGCAACTGAACCGGCAGCTTTTACTGCCTGAAATTGCGTACCGTTTTGTTAATTCCGTGAAGGTGGTAACGGCTGGATCGACGCTGCGCTGAAGTGCGGGCAAAGCCCGATCGGGAAAATATTTTCGACGATTTGATTTATATCGATGCTTCGGGCGTTTTTACTCGAATCGTTTTTACCGATCGGTGATTTAAAACAAATAATCGTTCGCGGTCGGCAAAATGGGTCAAATCTTGAGTGCGGCGTGAAAATAAAAATCGGCGGATGAATGGCAAGGCTGTCGATCACGCTGCCGAGAAGCGGCGCCGGGCAGTTGAGTCCCCACGGCGAGTGAGTTTCGACTCATGTTTTGAGTCGATTGGGCGCGCAATCGACTCACGGTCGGCTATACTCGTATTCGACTCACAATTCGAGGCGATTAGCGCCCGTAATCGACTCAACGCTCCTCACCACCATGTCATCAACCTCATCTCTCATCTGGCAGGCCGCCACGTGGCGAGGCATGCACTACGACGCTGTCCGCGTCGGCGGCGAGGTGGCCCGTGCGCGCAGATCTCAGGGTGTCGTTGAAGGCAAGTTGGCGGGTCTCGGCTTCGAGCAACGCCTCGAACTTGCCGCCGAGGCCTGGAGCCAGGATGCAGTCGCGACGGCCGCGATCGAGGGCGAACGCATCGATCTCACCGCAGTGCGTTCGTCCGTGGCGCGGCGACTGGGTGTCGGGAATCAGGATGGCCCCATCGCGCCCCGAAGCGTCGAAGGCTTGCTCGACATCATGGATGACGCCGTGCGGCAAAGGGAGGCGCTTCTCACGCACGAGCGCTTGTGTGCCTGGCAGGCGGCGCTCTTCCCGACCGGCTACTCCGGCATGACCAAAGTGCTTGTCGGCGCCTACCGAGACCATGCTGAGCCGATGCAAATCGTCAGCGGGAGCGTCGGACGCGAAAGGGTCCACTACGAGGCCCCATCATCCGCGAACGTCCCTGTCGAAATGCAGAAGTTTTTGGACTGGTTCAACGCACCGACCGAGCACGACAATCTGGTCAAAGCAGCACTTGCTCACCTGTGGTTCGAGACGATTCATCCCTTTGAGGACGGGAACGGCCGCATCGGTCGGGTGCTCATCGACCTTGTGCTGGCGCGCGACAGCGGTGAAATCAGCCGCCTGATTCGCACCTCGCAGCGCTTGCTCGACAAGCGCCGCGACTATTACGAGCAGCTTGAGCGCGCCCAGCACGGCGAACTGGACGTGACCGAATGGGTTCTGTGGTTCGTGGAACAGGTGCGAGTGTCCTGCGACGAAGCGTCCGGTGTCGTGGACGCCACGCTCGCTAAAGCGATTTTCTGGATGAACCATCAGGACAAAGTACTCACGCCTCGGCAGCGCAAGGTCGTCAATCTTTTGCTCGATGCCGGTCCAAACGGCTTCGACGGGGGCATGAGCACCAAAAAGTACGAGAGCATCGGCGGCACCTCGCGAGCCACGGCATCGCGCGAACTCATCGAACTCGAGGAGATGGGGTTACTTTGCAAGGTCGGCGGCGGACGCTCGACGCGCTATTACCTGAACATTCCAGGGTGGGGGCCGGTGGACACGGCCGCGTAATCTCACTGCGCCAAAGCCGCCGCACCCGAAGCCGGCGATTCAATGATCGCAGGCGAGCTATCAGGCGAGGCAGCGGCGGCTTCATGCGCGTGCGTCGTCGCGGAGGCAGGCGCTGCCGAAGCCACCGGCGTCGCGGCCGCTGCAAGCGGCGCGGTCTGCTCCTTCGATGGCGCGGGCATGATGACGGGCGCCGCATTGCCGCCCGGCGTGGACGACATCGGCGCGACGACCAGCGCCGGCGCGGGAGCGGGCATCGGCAGCGGCGTCGCGTCGACGCTATTGCCGGGCACAGGCATGCTGCGCACCACGTTCGCCAGATAGTGGCTGATCAGATTGAAGAAGCCGTCGTAGAACTTGCCCGACTGGATCGTTTCGCTCGAAATCTTCACCATCGCGTCGCTGTTCTGGCGGATCGGCAGCGACAGCGAGCCGAGCACGCTCAGCCCGACGCTCGCCGACGTATCGCTCTTCTTGAGCGCGTAGCCGCTCTGCACCGCGTTCGCATAGACGATGCTGCTGTTGGTCGCGTCGTCGCCCGCCGTGCAGACGATGTGAAATTCGACGGTGAAGTGCGAGTCGCTGGCAGGCTGGAAGTTCTTGCTGGCGTCGACGGTATCGGGGCGCACCAGCGTCGTCATGTAGCCCTGGCTCAAGAGCGCGCGGCGCGCGCCTTCACAGGCTTCCGTGCTCGTCACCTGAAACGTGCGCGTGTAGGGGCTTGCGCCGCTGCTGACGAAGTCTTCCTGCAGCTTCGCCTTGGGCGGCGTCGAGCACGCGCCGAGCACGGCAAGCACGGGCAAGGTCAACGCGAGAGCAACACGGGAAGGGCGGCTGGACATGATGAAGAAGCGAACAACGGGCATCGGACGGCAAGCATTGTAGTGCGGTTTGAGGGCGAGCCGTTATTACATCGACTGACAGCCACACGTGCTGGGGCGGCGCGCGAAACGGGGCGCGGACGCTTGCCCATGCCGCGCAAGGCGCGCGCGCCGCTGCCGTATCTCTTACGAAGTATTTCAGGCGCGCGGCCTGCCTGCCGCCGCGCCGTGTCAGAGCACCCAGCTTTGCGCCGTGCGCGGCAGTTCGACCGTAAATACCGTGCCGACGATCTCATCCGATTTGCCCGTCACCTTGCCGCCATGCATGTGCACGATCTTGTGCACGATGTGCAGCCCGAGGCCGAGCCCTTCGCGCGACCGCTCGCCAGCGCTGGTCGTGCCGAAAGCCTCGAACAGATGCGGCAGCATCGCGGGCGGTATCGCGCCGCGATTGCTGATGGTCAACCGCAGCCGGTTCGGTTCGTCGGCGTTGAGGTCCACGGTGATTGGACTGTCGTGCTCGCCGTGATGCAACGCGTTGCTGATCAGATTCGAAATGGCCTGCCACAGCAGGTCGGTGTCCCACGTGCCCGTCGCATTGCCGCGCGACGTGAAGTCGATCTGGCCGGCGCGCTCGTGCGTGGCGAACTCTTCGATCACGCCGCGGCACAGCGCCGCGAGATCGCTCGCGCGCGGCTGCAATTGCATGCGGCCGCCTTGCAGGCGCGCGAGATTGAGCAGCTGATGCACCATCCGCGACATGCGCATCGTGCTGTTCCTGATGCGTCCCGCGACGGTCGCCGATTGCTCGTCGGAGGCATTGCGCACCAGAAATTCCGCCGACGCCAGCACCGTGCCGAGCGGTGTGCGCAGATCGTGGCCGAGCACGGCCATCAGCATTTCGTTCGCTTCGAGCAGTTGACGCGTGGTCAGCAACTGATCGGCAAGTTGCCGCTTGTGCTGCTCCAGCTGCACGAACACATCGACCTTCGATTGCAGGATGCGCGGGTCGAACGGCTTGTGCAGAAAATCGACGGCGCCCGCTTCGTAGCCGCGAAACGTGCGCGACGCGTCTTCCGCCGTGGCCGTCAGAAAGATGATCGGCACGTGCGACGTACGCGGGCTGCCGCGCATCAGCGAGGCCAGCTCGAAGCCGTTCATGCCGGGCATATTGACGTCGAGGATCGCGAGCGCGGCTTCATGCTTGAGCAGCAGGTCGAGCGCGGCCGTTCCGGAGTTCGCGACCAGCAGCTCGATGCCCGGACGCGCAAGCAGCGCCTCAAGCGCCGTGATGTTATGCGCGATATCGTCGACGATCAGAATGTTGACGGGTGAGTTCCTCATGTCATCGTTCTAGTGTGAGGCGGCAAACCGGCGAGCCGCCGGGCCATCAGGGTTGGAGAAAGCACTTCGTCGACGGCGCCAAGCGCGATGGCCGCGCGCGGCATCGTCGACGAGACGGCCGTTTGCGGGTCCTGCACCCACGCGAGGCCGCCCATCGCGCGGATCACTTCGAGGCCGTGCGCGCCGTCGTCGTTCGCGCCCGACAACAGGATGCCAAGCAGCCGCTCGCCGTACACGTGCGCGGCGGACTCGAACAGCACGTCGATGGACGGCCGCGAATAGCGCACCGTCGAATCGATCGACAAGGCGACCGTGCGGTCGTCGTCGACCAGCATGTGATAGCCGGGCGGCGCGAGATGCACGCGGCCGGGCAGGAGCGGCTCGCCCGCATCCGGCTCGACGACGGGCAGCGCGCAGCGATAGCCGAGCGTTTCGGCGAGACAGCTCGGTGAATGGGCGGGCAGGTGCGAGACGATCAGCACGGCGAGCCCGAACGACGCGGGTAGCGCGGGCAACAGCACGTTCAACGCGTCGATGCCGCCTGCCGACGCGCCGATCGCCACCGCCTCGAACGCACGCGTTTCCACCGGCGCGGCAGCGCCCGGCACGGACGGCGAAGAGGGACGGCGAGGTGTGTTCATACGCGTCGATCGATCGTTCGATATTGAAGGGCACGGGCAGTCTAACGCTTCTGATAGATGCGCTCGCGCTCGCGGAATTCGTCGAATGCATCGTACTGCGTCGAAAAACGCAGGCTTTCCTTGCTGCCCAGGCCGAGAAAGCCGCGCCGCACCAGCGTGTCCTTGAACAGCCCCAGCGCGCGGTCCTGCAGGCCGCGATCGAAATAGATCAGCACATTGCGGCACGACACGAGATGCGCTTCGAGAAACACTTCGTCGGTCGACAGGCTGTGATCCGCGAACACCACGCGCTCTTTCAGCGGGCCTGAAAAGCGCGCGCCGCTATACGCCGCATGATAGTAATCGGCGAGCGAGCGCTTGCCGCCCGCGGCCAGATAGTTGCGCGTGAAGCCCGCGATCCGGTCGAGCGCGTAAATGCCCGCTTCGGCGCGCGCGAGCGCGTCGGGATTGATATCGGTGGCGTAGAAGAGCGTGCGCTCGGTGAGCCCCGCTTCGTCGAACAGGATCTTCAACGACCACAGTTCTTCGCCCGTACTGCAGCCGGCCACCCACACCTTGATCGACGGATACGTTTGCAGCACGGGCAGCACATGGTTGCGCAGCGCGAGAAAGTACGCGGGGTCGCGGAACATCTCGCTGACCTGCACCGTCAGGTAGTGAAACAGCCGCACGAAGTCCGCCTCGTTGCGCATGATCTTGTCCTGCAGCTGCGACAGGGTACTGACGCCGAACTCTTCGAGCGCCTGCACGAGACGCCGCCGCAGCGACGACATCGAGTAATGTCGGAAGTCGTGCTGGTACTTCAGATAGATCGCTTCCAGCAGCAGCTTCAGCTCGATATCGAAATCGTGCATGCGTTGCGGCGAATCGTCGTACGAGATACGGCTCATGGCTGACGGTTCCTCGCGCCTAACGTTGCCGCAGCCACACGCGGCACAGCGAGATCAGCTTGTCGACGTCGATCGGCTTCGAGATGTAATCGTCGGCGCCCGCTTCGAGGCAGCGCATGCGGTCTTGCGCCATCGCCTTCGCCGTCAGCGCGACGATGGGCAGATGCGCGAAGCGCGGGTCGCGGCGGATGTGCGCGATCGCCGTCAGGCCATCCATCTCCGGCATCATGATGTCCATCAGCACGAGATCCACCTCGCGTCCGGTGTTCAGCGCTTCGAGCGCCTCGCGCCCGTTGCGCGCAATGTCGAGCTTTGCGCCGAGCGGCTCCAGCACATGCGACAGCGCGAAGATATTGCGCACGTCGTCTTCCGCGAGCAGGATGGTGCGCCCTTCGAACTGGTTGTCGCGCTGCCGCACGGTGCGCAGCATGCGCTGCTGCTCGGGCGCGAGCGACGACTCGACGCTATGCAGGAACAGCGTCACTTCATCGAGCAGACGTTCCGGCGACTTCGCGCCCTTGATGATGATCGATTTCGAGTAGCGGCGCAGCCGGTGCTCTTCGTCGCCCGACAGCATGCGGCCCGTGTAGACGATGACGGGCATCGCCTGATGCGTGACGTCGGCGGCAAGCTGTTCGAGCAGATCGTAACCAGTGCCGTCGGGCAGCGCGAGGTCGGTCACGACGCAATCGAACAACGTCGTGGACAGTTGCTCCAGCGCGCCCGCGAGCGTCGCGACGGCGACGATTTCCGTGGTGTCGCTTTGCAGCAGCGCGTGGATGCTCGCGCGCATCGCCGCATCGTCCTCGATCACCAGCACGCGCTTCATGCGCTGTTGCAGGCGCGACTCCAGCCGCCGGATCGCGGCTTCGAGCGTGGTGCGCGCGGTAGGCTTGATCGTGTAGCCGACGGCGCCCAGATGCAGCGCTTTCTCCGCGTGATCGGTGGCGGAAACGATATGAATCGGGATGTGTCGCGTGGCGGGATCGTTCTTCAGCCATTCGAGCACCGTCAGCCCAGAGCGGTCGGGCAGACCGACGTCGAGCAGCACGGCTGTCGGCTGCATGTCGCGCACGAGCGTGAGGCCCGTCGTCGCATCGGTGGCATGGACGAAATCGAATTCGAGTTCATGCGTGAGATCGCGCAGGA contains these protein-coding regions:
- a CDS encoding Fic family protein, with product MHYDAVRVGGEVARARRSQGVVEGKLAGLGFEQRLELAAEAWSQDAVATAAIEGERIDLTAVRSSVARRLGVGNQDGPIAPRSVEGLLDIMDDAVRQREALLTHERLCAWQAALFPTGYSGMTKVLVGAYRDHAEPMQIVSGSVGRERVHYEAPSSANVPVEMQKFLDWFNAPTEHDNLVKAALAHLWFETIHPFEDGNGRIGRVLIDLVLARDSGEISRLIRTSQRLLDKRRDYYEQLERAQHGELDVTEWVLWFVEQVRVSCDEASGVVDATLAKAIFWMNHQDKVLTPRQRKVVNLLLDAGPNGFDGGMSTKKYESIGGTSRATASRELIELEEMGLLCKVGGGRSTRYYLNIPGWGPVDTAA
- a CDS encoding DUF2242 domain-containing protein — translated: MSSRPSRVALALTLPVLAVLGACSTPPKAKLQEDFVSSGASPYTRTFQVTSTEACEGARRALLSQGYMTTLVRPDTVDASKNFQPASDSHFTVEFHIVCTAGDDATNSSIVYANAVQSGYALKKSDTSASVGLSVLGSLSLPIRQNSDAMVKISSETIQSGKFYDGFFNLISHYLANVVRSMPVPGNSVDATPLPMPAPAPALVVAPMSSTPGGNAAPVIMPAPSKEQTAPLAAAATPVASAAPASATTHAHEAAAASPDSSPAIIESPASGAAALAQ
- a CDS encoding hybrid sensor histidine kinase/response regulator, with the translated sequence MRNSPVNILIVDDIAHNITALEALLARPGIELLVANSGTAALDLLLKHEAALAILDVNMPGMNGFELASLMRGSPRTSHVPIIFLTATAEDASRTFRGYEAGAVDFLHKPFDPRILQSKVDVFVQLEQHKRQLADQLLTTRQLLEANEMLMAVLGHDLRTPLGTVLASAEFLVRNASDEQSATVAGRIRNSTMRMSRMVHQLLNLARLQGGRMQLQPRASDLAALCRGVIEEFATHERAGQIDFTSRGNATGTWDTDLLWQAISNLISNALHHGEHDSPITVDLNADEPNRLRLTISNRGAIPPAMLPHLFEAFGTTSAGERSREGLGLGLHIVHKIVHMHGGKVTGKSDEIVGTVFTVELPRTAQSWVL
- a CDS encoding chemotaxis protein CheB, giving the protein MNTPRRPSSPSVPGAAAPVETRAFEAVAIGASAGGIDALNVLLPALPASFGLAVLIVSHLPAHSPSCLAETLGYRCALPVVEPDAGEPLLPGRVHLAPPGYHMLVDDDRTVALSIDSTVRYSRPSIDVLFESAAHVYGERLLGILLSGANDDGAHGLEVIRAMGGLAWVQDPQTAVSSTMPRAAIALGAVDEVLSPTLMARRLAGLPPHTRTMT
- a CDS encoding CheR family methyltransferase: MSRISYDDSPQRMHDFDIELKLLLEAIYLKYQHDFRHYSMSSLRRRLVQALEEFGVSTLSQLQDKIMRNEADFVRLFHYLTVQVSEMFRDPAYFLALRNHVLPVLQTYPSIKVWVAGCSTGEELWSLKILFDEAGLTERTLFYATDINPDALARAEAGIYALDRIAGFTRNYLAAGGKRSLADYYHAAYSGARFSGPLKERVVFADHSLSTDEVFLEAHLVSCRNVLIYFDRGLQDRALGLFKDTLVRRGFLGLGSKESLRFSTQYDAFDEFRERERIYQKR